The Papilio machaon chromosome 17, ilPapMach1.1, whole genome shotgun sequence genome segment ttattcaagttCGATGATTTCTGTAAGCTCAGATTCGTGTGAACGTTTAAACTTATCGTATTCAAACCGTTTTGTGGTTTGACACTAGTACTAGAAACAAACTCTGTCCATTCATCTTCGTCACCAAATATCGGTGGTTTTTTAGCTGATGTTTGTTGCTTAGGTTTACTAGATACAAATTCACCCCAAATATCGTCATCTAAAACTTCATTACGACCTGAATTCTTATCTATATGAGCTGGAGAGTTAACTTTGCTCTGGCTGTTAGAACTTATATCACTTTTTAAAGATGGGACAGTTTCGACAGGATTAAATCGCGATAGATCCTGCAAATCTATTCCCGGATTAGGCCAATTAATTTGTGAATAACTCTCCAATGATAGAGGTTGTAAAATCTGAGCCGTATTGTTTTGGCGTGACGCACTGCTCGTGCTGGCCTGTACAGGTTGTAACATATTCGGCGTCTCTACAGAGTGTATTAGAGAATTGTTGCCAAAGCCATCCCGAACACTTGACATGCTGTTGCTATAATTTTCAGTCGAAAAATGTGGTACATTTTTAGCTAAAACACCATGTGgctttgttatttcatttttattaattttaccgAAATCAGAAAATGCGTTATCAAAATCTGCTGTTTTGCTAGatgaaactttatatattatttggcTATGATTATCTTCGTAAGGTTTCGAATGAATACTTTGAGGCACAGTTGGTGCAGATTGAAATGTTTCAAACTCATCATCGTTACTCTCTACATTACAATTTGTTTCTATAATGGACgtatcattttgtttatttgaaactatTGGTTTTTCTTCAGATTTGTTTTCTTGTACTATTGATGTATTGTTTTTGTCACTTTCCCAGGGTGCACTGGAAACGAAATCTGAGAAATCATCAAATGTTTCCTTAACTTCACCTGGATCCGGCCAATTTAATGTAGGCACGAGTGGATCGAGTTTTATAGGCTGTAGCAATTGTGGTTGATAAGTGGCACCAACGTTCGGTATTAAGTTGTTTGAATTTACTACACTACTTTTATCTGGTTCTATATCCGATTTATTAACGTCTTTCGGTGGTTGAATATTTTCTGTCGTACTTTTAAAATCTTGAAATTCCCAATAATCGTTGTCACCATCCAATTTAGGGACTTCATCAGATAGGATTACAGTCGACGGAGTAGACACATCAGTGACAGGTTGACTTATTAAAACTGGTGCCACAGTGTCGTAATGTATCGTTTTCGACCTCGGTGTTTCTGAATCCGACGGTGTAAATATATGGGTATCTGGTAAACTGATTTGACGCAAAGGCTGAACATTTAATGAAGACGGATAAACTTTATCCAGTTTCACAGACATGACTTTTTCGAAAACTTCCAAATCAGTTGTGTTTGTTTCCGTGGCCGCGACATCGTTCTCACCGTTATTGCAtgctgaaaaaaataattcatttttaattctacatacatttaataaatctgtacatataaataaaatttgagtgTCTGTATGTCATATCGAAAAAATCATCACATTTCGTACTCATGATGTAATTGGGTAGCTGATaacaaaaaccattttttttttaaatttatatctgGACACAAAGCCGCGTTTccggtaatctccggaacagctggaCTGATTATGACGGGAAGGTAGGTGATGTACGCGGGAATATTATAgacaactttttttaactttgcaTTGACGAAGTTTGGTGACCactaatataacataaatttaaataatattatttaaaaataggaaCTTTTTTGTGTTTCTTGTTACTCTTGCATTTTAGCTATAACAATCTTTTAACTATAGAACCTAAATCTGAAATCACAACAAGGATGGTTCAAGATTTGcattgtttgaattaaataatattcacaTAATAAAAGCAGACATAATGGTGTTCTTTTATCcttatttcataaattgaattttaattatataaatttacatacataattcTTAAACAAAATAGGAGGACTTGTATTAAAGTTtcaagtaaaaagttttttattattaccaaaaaatataaatgatctTAAAAACTGTCTTTccatattgttataaaagctAAAAACCAGTAccaacttttatatattaagaatatctagctttatttgtaattatatatattataagctTATATACATCACTACAGAGGGGCTCGAGCCTACCCCATGTTGGGGTAACTAGGCCTTAGTTAGCTATGCTGGCCTAATACAGATTAGTCCACACTAACTATCCCAATAAAGATTTTTCCCCACTGGCCCAGAGCCGATTGGACCAGACTAGTCTGGTGTGATTTGGTCCACAATGGTCTACTGTGGGTGAGTCCAGATTGGCCCGGGGCACTGACCCATAGCAGATtggtatatataattaatctatatcatttaaaattaggtGACTTACCATGTGAGAGTAATTCTGAAATTTTGAGTGTGGAATGTTTGTGAGCCATTTGATCTAAAGTAGCCATTAGGTGTTCAAGGTCTAGAAGGAGGGTCTCAGCATATGTGACTTTGGGTGGGATGTTGGATCAAGCAGATAATGTATAAGTGGATGAGGTTAATCCATGTGCAAGACATGCAAAGAAATTTTACAGTGgtgaattaatattaaaaaaaagcttggTATGTTAGTCACAAAACAATTGTTCTAGCTTGTGTCTGTGcttttacctttataaaaaacgtatatttttgattaatttaattactaagaTCCTGTCTTTCAATATACCAAAATTGATTCAAATATTAACACTAGAAAAAGTACTAAGCACTTAAACATTACTTTCACTTTGGTGGATGCAACAATGTTTACAGtgtgatataattttgtatattttcagatttttttaatttatttgtatataaaatttgtacaaaatttactctcacattttatcaaaaataaataagacacAAAAGGTCTGcgtcagtttttttaaactctagCAATAAATAGGCAAGCTCACttgatttctatattttttatataaattaaacaataataaaagttacttACATTCTTGTCCATTGGATGAGAAAGGATCAACCCAATTATCATTTTCCTTATTCAAAGATTTATCTGAATTTTGATTTTCCATGTTAGGTAAAGTTGATGATTGCTTCTGTGGCTGAAGGGGCGCCGCACTTAGATTAACAGCATATTTAGGCATATTATAATTCCATTTGGGTCCAaataactgtaaaataaaaagtaattatcgTAAAAGTAAAGTGTatcctaaaaattaaaagaaaaaaattcttacaataTTTCTCGAGTCTATACAAAGTGCTTTCAACAGACTTTTCTGTCCTAATGAATTATTCCAATTCACCATGTATGGTTGCCTTACATCTGTATCAACTAAATGGCCCCACGTCTCATTAAGTACTGATTCTAATCTTCCAATAAACTCAGTTTCAGGTTCTgatatttcttcttcaaatattccagaaaaaatattgttaatactTTCTAAAAgttgattttcattttctgATGAATGAAAATCTATTACAGGAATGTGTTGATCTAATTGGAAATCTAATTCATCTTTTACAGCCGATTTGGTACAGGATTTAAAATCATCAAAATCTCCAAAATCATCACCATCATCGCTTATTTCATTGgttacacaaatatctttCTCAAAATTGGCAATATCTGAAGTATCCATATCTTCTTGTAcaacatcattattatcatcaaaaTTTGCTTTGAAGTCACCAAAATCATTAGTTGGAGCTTCATTTGTCCATggattttcaatattttcaacaaCAGTTGAAGCAGTGTCATTATTAGCAAACTgaaattcatcaaaatctCCAAAATCATCATCTGGTACTTTCTCTTCTAACgtttctatttcattttcgAAATTGAGTTCACTCTCTGATTGCTTTTGAATTTCTGTTTCGTTATTTAATGCATCtaaatttgaatgaaaattattaaattcatcatCAGGTAGTTCATATCTTTTAGATATTGGTTCCAAATGTTCAACATCAACAGGTAAAGAGTTTTCTGATATTTCTGTTGTAACATTATCATTTTGTGTTATTACATTATCTGTTTCAATAACATCAGAATTGGTAATTGTTTTTTCATCTGACACTTTTTCTTCGGATGAATAATTATAACCATTGACATCAATGTCACTTTTTTCACTGGTATTgacttgtaaatttaattgttcttgatttattactaaattcaaATCTTCAACAGCAACATCTTCCAATGTTAATTTCTCAGTTAAATCATCTATGATAGGTGCTGTTTGATTAGTCTTTTTGTTATCTTCAACTGATGAAACCTGATCTGTTAAGACACTGTTCAAATTATTAGCAATGTTCATAGACCATGCGCTGTCTTGGATATTTTCTGGCTTATCTGTTTCGTACATGTTATAATTTGAGTATGTTTGATAATCATAACTATTActatcttcatcatcatcttgtgatactaaaaaaaacaaaaactgttAAAAGTATTCACTCTCTActgtacaaaataaagattttggtTACACATCAAGTATTTAATTCCTGGAGTAAGTTCAATCCTACATCAAAtccaaattataaaagaacaaaCAATGCAGCCTAAACAGAAAATGTCAACAAAAATGATAATGATTGACACATTATAACTTATTAGTttgacattttctttttaacttacAGTTTGATGGTACAATTCATGAGCACAAGACGTATAATATCCAGATGTTTGTTAATGTTTCTACttacaattgtaatttatatcaaaatcttCAGGGTCTTTGTCATCTTCACACTGATCGGGTGGTGGAGGAGTGTTGCAAACAAGAGGAGGAAGCGACATACTTATCCAGACCACTGCACcactaatttatatatacgAAAATGTTACATACATTTGGAGATAAGCAACggtataaacattaaatactaAACCTTATTACGCCacataataaattagatattttcaaaaagtGGACAGCTgttcattttaattgacaGTATTGACTTTACTATTGACAGCAGTTCTGTCAATTTTAGCAGCCATATTTCCGTTTTTTAATTGACTTTGTTTATGGTTAGGTTTGCCACCTAGGACTTTATCTATTAATCTGAGACTAGGACCGAATATTCTTTATCTGAGTTTGCCACATAAATATAGGTTAGTTACGTTTTTATAGGAACATAATATGTAGATAGATTTATTTCTTCAAACCTAGTTGAACCTGCATCCTATTTACATTCTTCTATTTCGTTTGTAACtcattagaattttaattctaatggTGGCACAAGCTgcgaagtaaaattttaaaaccttaTGAAGTGTCGTGCTGGATGTAATGATTTCAAATCATCCTCAACCTCAACTCGTACTATTTTAAATGCTATTGTGTACAAAATGATAGGTTCTTATAGTCTGATAGTCAGTAGTCAGTGTATTAAAGCCTCAAACATTCCTTTGGGTTGCTTTACTCTGGTAGCACTGGTTATGTTCAATGATCTGTAGTGTGTGTTTATGGTCAACCATCGGCTGTCGTCGGGTCGGCTTACGGATTTTCGGTTTATCGTCGGCTTTCGGTTTGGTTTTAGTGATTCGTCGTCTAATTggattatttgtttatttaaaagtaatttttatatttaaaatccgATGATTTAGTGAATCACGTATAATATAAGCAAGCATAAGTGGTTTCAGGATTGTTAAAGGTAAATCAAAACTTTAcctacatttttaacattataccTGCATTTGTAACCGGTAGTAGTACTACCAATTTGTTCTCTATGCGTGTTAAAAatcttgttataataataagtgtgactgtatatgtatatttgttttaaaatgacgCCGTAATAAATTTAGCGAAAGTACTAAACTACTGTCAATAACCTTTGACATGTGTCATTGCTTACGTGTCAGTCTTCAAAACGTAGCGGTGTAAGAATTTGCTAATGacttaaatattcaaagtatttttcaattaatacaatttctttGCACAAAGGTATGTTTTAAGATTAAttctcaattatatttttgaactaTCACATATGGAGTGAGCTCCTTTCGATTTTCTTTTGTGTCAACTTGCGGTAGAAGAAAATCGCcggatatttataataaaaatttagtaatataATGGAACATATccattcattatatttttattgatgtaCAAAAACTTAGTATTCCTAATTCTATAGTGTTTCAGTTTTccattagaaaaataattagactGAAAGCTGCCTGCATAGTGTCaggttattattaatatttttaaagaaaatatgtgTGCAACATTGTTTTTGACCCTTTGACAACAAACATCTCCAACATTgcctatttaaatatgtttaattttttttgtttctttaatttactactcttaattgtattgttaactcaaatatagataaaactCTCTTTTATCATTTCTTTGTCAACACTTTctagaattattttatcttatttctaCCTAATCTTATTCTACTAATCTAATGTCTAGTTTCTACAAAAACTACACTAAATCACTTATTAGTGGAAATACTAGGCAATTATGCATATCTCATATATAAGCTTTTCAGTAAAACAATGTCAGaggttatattaattaaaattatgtttgttatctaCACAAGCTTCAGTAAGTTCTCATGTTCATGttcatgttaaaatattttaaaatgaatccCACATATATAAAAGCTTTGCagcaaatttcaaattaagatTGCATGGTATATTTTTCTTCCATTTAGTAAAGTCTTTAGGCAGTTGAGGCAATGGAGCTACAAGAGTTGCTGGTGCCCTGTGGCCTCGGAGTAGCCGCCGTTTCCGTTGTTATCTTGCTGATACGCCTGTTCTCTACATCCGGGACAACATATGAAGAAGCTATtgcacaacaaaaaaaagccACTACTGAACTTCTTGCCTTAGCTAAGAATAAAGGAAAAGCTAAGAAAACTAGCAAGAAAGCAAATAAGAAGGTATTACTTGTTGATattatggtttttattttattacgccTCAATACTGATTATTTTTCGTAGTGAatttattcaaacttttttattttccactcATGTGTGAAgaatattgatataatataattcttttcaaatatcttggtggATCAAGGTCATGTGCAATGCCGTCCAAGCATTCTGCTACGTCTAAAATTGTGGTCTGCGCTGCAACTTGCACGAATATTATAGATTAAATACCTAACAGAGACATATTAATTTCATGGTaactttagtaataaatttatacaattagACACACTCAgtgttatgtttaattttagtaaattgtgTGTTAACGCTACTATTTAACATCTGTGTATACATTTGGTTTTCTTTCTTAATACTTCattgttatgaaaatataagagtccaagtaacaaaatataaatgattaatatttatggaaaatgttttaaataacgcacatttttgagtttttagcaataaactacaataaaatatgttgcgagcataaaatttctttaaataaatttatcataaattaaattgtagtcactaataaaatatatacattacaaaacttataattttttttatttgttaattactttattagttGGCAAAGAAGGAGAGGAAGGAGAGTGCCGCAGCGGCGACAGCCAGTGAACCGGAAAGTGAGGCACCAGCTGAGAGTGGAGCTGATGAAGATACTGCACCTGCTCCTAAACCACATGTGGAATTCAGCCCTCCTGTTGTTGTGGACGTGCCAACCGATACTCCCCCCAATATTAAGGTTGGTGACTTGATAGAGCAATGTAGACAAATCTTTCATATCAGTTTAATTATGCTTCATACAATGtaatatatacaaatgttatataattctATTAACATCTTATCTTTAAATGTCAGTTAGGTGCATGCAAGCAAATGTATAATCAATGCtgcttattataaatataaacttttctGTTATATATAAAGGTTATAACCTTGTATATgcaattttaagtatttatttgagaaaagttcataatagttttaaaaaaatgtaaatacaagGTTATCCAATATGACAGTACTAGGACCACCatacttatttactttcaCAAGACATGCGGCAaagaaattttctattttaatgtaaaaattagtttttattatctaattggctcacataatattaaaaataatttaaaaaaacgtaatttcaGTAACCATGGGATACAATGATATGcacattttcataattttgattGCCTCCAATGATTGGAAGCAATtgaatctgttttttttccaataggacaattaaatatgtatgtcctatttgaaaaatatttcattaaaataccaTAATCATCCATTCCATCATGACCTTACATAGTCTAAAACAACTGCTATGATTTTGATTTCTTGAATTCGTATTTATTCccatcatgttttttttatttactgttaaTTCAGTACATATATGAGACTTGATTAGATTCAGACATAATATGAATTATTCTACAATGTAAGTCTACACATAACAAAAATGCAAATAGGATGGAAAATACCGCGagcgtaagattttttaatgttaaaaaacaaatgtgcattgtaacatttaaatagtGTTAAGTTTTGGTAGATTAGGAATTGGGAGCATGTGATAATTGATAAGACATGTTCCACTCCGAATGATTTTCTTCTATTGTTTGAGATAAGTTCAtgtaatccttactaatattataaatgcgaaagtaactctgtctgtctgtctgtctgtctgtctcgctttcacgcaaaaactaccgaaccgatttaaatgaaattttgtacacagatagtctagagcctgaggatggacataggctacattttaacgcgaaaaaggggttgtaaggggttgaaagtgggggtgaaagtttgtatggaattatcgtcatttttacaggtagaaggttgaaatttctttctaaggctgctaatttgatagaaataaatatgaaattaaatttttgtaaaattttaccctcaagggtgctaaataactataggggatgaaattttgtttgggaatattttagactttggtgaatgttttgattagtatgttttgctgttacccttaccaatatttagtctagggcctcagaaagaacatagtctatttttaaatgcgaaaaaagggttgtaaggggttgaaagtaggggtgatgatttgtatggaagtatcgtcattttgacagttagaagcatgaaacttctgtctaaggctgctaatttgatataaataaatatgaaattcaatttctgtaaaaattttaccctgaagggtgctaaataacaataggggatgaaaatttgtttgg includes the following:
- the LOC106721695 gene encoding uncharacterized protein LOC106721695, coding for MSLPPLVCNTPPPPDQCEDDKDPEDFDINYNLSQDDDEDSNSYDYQTYSNYNMYETDKPENIQDSAWSMNIANNLNSVLTDQVSSVEDNKKTNQTAPIIDDLTEKLTLEDVAVEDLNLVINQEQLNLQVNTSEKSDIDVNGYNYSSEEKVSDEKTITNSDVIETDNVITQNDNVTTEISENSLPVDVEHLEPISKRYELPDDEFNNFHSNLDALNNETEIQKQSESELNFENEIETLEEKVPDDDFGDFDEFQFANNDTASTVVENIENPWTNEAPTNDFGDFKANFDDNNDVVQEDMDTSDIANFEKDICVTNEISDDGDDFGDFDDFKSCTKSAVKDELDFQLDQHIPVIDFHSSENENQLLESINNIFSGIFEEEISEPETEFIGRLESVLNETWGHLVDTDVRQPYMVNWNNSLGQKSLLKALCIDSRNILFGPKWNYNMPKYAVNLSAAPLQPQKQSSTLPNMENQNSDKSLNKENDNWVDPFSSNGQESCNNGENDVAATETNTTDLEVFEKVMSVKLDKVYPSSLNVQPLRQISLPDTHIFTPSDSETPRSKTIHYDTVAPVLISQPVTDVSTPSTVILSDEVPKLDGDNDYWEFQDFKSTTENIQPPKDVNKSDIEPDKSSVVNSNNLIPNVGATYQPQLLQPIKLDPLVPTLNWPDPGEVKETFDDFSDFVSSAPWESDKNNTSIVQENKSEEKPIVSNKQNDTSIIETNCNVESNDDEFETFQSAPTVPQSIHSKPYEDNHSQIIYKVSSSKTADFDNAFSDFGKINKNEITKPHGVLAKNVPHFSTENYSNSMSSVRDGFGNNSLIHSVETPNMLQPVQASTSSASRQNNTAQILQPLSLESYSQINWPNPGIDLQDLSRFNPVETVPSLKSDISSNSQSKVNSPAHIDKNSGRNEVLDDDIWGEFVSSKPKQQTSAKKPPIFGDEDEWTEFVSSTSVKPQNGLNTISLNVHTNLSLQKSSNLNKLNVKNNQISLDIPTLNYITPKSSRKTYNDKHFQNL